The region gattccaagcaccaccctccttttgaagcttccagtctgttattcaaactcaatcagcatgacagagtgatctccagccttgtcctcgtcaacactcacacctgtgttaacgagagaatcactgacatgatgtcagctggtccttttgtggcagggctgaaatgcagtggaaatgtgtttttgggattcagttaatttgcatggcaaagagggactttgcaattaattgcaattcatctgatcactcttcataacattctggagtatatgcaaattgccatcatacaaactgaggcagcagactttgtgaaaatgaatatttgtgtcattctcaaaacgtttggccacgactgtacagcacATTACATTTGAAGTCAAATTTTTTTGTcatattaaattattttattgacTAATATCACTCCATATTGACTAAAATCACTCTATGAATGTACTTTCTTTCCTTTTTACAAAACCCTTAAAGCTCAAATTTTAAATAACCTMAACAAATAGCTTAGATTCTCTCTTGACCGGATCTCTCTGCTGTAACACCCACTCTACCCTTACAGGACAAAGATGCAGTTGGTGACTGGCGTAAGAACATTGATGACAAGGCAGGCATGGACGGCAGAAAGAAGATGTTTGAGGCCGCATAAACGCTGTGGCACGACTCAGTCCCATTTCACCTGCCTTTCTCTGTGTCCTAATAATAAGTCAGTTGTTGTCAGCCATGGCTGTATTTTGTGTTGGATATATAAAGTGGTATTGTGGTTAAGTCAGATRTGGATTTGTATGACCATGTTGTCGACTGAGATAATTACCCTTTTCACAGCAACTTGAACATATTTTGAAGAACACTTACTGTATGaagaaatgtacttaagtatatatgactgaatattaaataaatatttgaacGTTTACAACTGGAATAGCWTTTTTATTTTGCTTGCATTTCTTTTAGGGTTTTGTGATTAAAAAAAAGAGAACACGACTTATGCAGTTACCTACTTGATTTGGGTATGAGTAGCACACTATTCAATGTTATTCAATAGCAGATAGCAATTAGAAgctagatgtaaaaaaaaaaaaaatgtaacgacTGAAGGACTTTAATCTTAGGACATCATTTCTTAGAACATGTCACACACACCAAAAGGTATAAGCTctgtatattctctctctctctgctgaatcCTGCTGTAATTATGACTCCTAGAATTGGTAGCATCTCTTTCTTGTTTGGGATTCTTGTGCATGGAAACTGATACCAACATATTTAGGCTAGGATTTAATCAATTGTAGATTTAATCAATTGttcaatactaatactaatacaaaaatataaacactaaTTTTATATGAGAAATGAAAAATGAATATATTGTAACATGTTATAACGACTTTCATGACTACGCATTAATAAACTATTTATAATCTATTAGTAAATAAGTATTtcattatttgtaaacatttataaacatgTATACGTTTTTATAAGCATAGAAAGCGTTACATTTCATAAGCATTAGTAACTTGTATTTTAACTTTGGCCTATAATGGCTAATTCGTGAAAGTTATTGTAAAGCATTACCGAATATTGGATTGTTAGTATTTCTCATACAAAAATCAGCATGCATAGTGTGTTGACCAGGGTAGTTGAGTATTCATGATGTTTTCTTGTATTCATGATGAAAAACCTATATTTTCTTGTGTCTTATGACACCATAGGTTGGTGTTGTATCTTGTGACATCTCCGCTGTAGCGAGAGCAAGACAGCAGTGGACTAGCATGGATATGACGCCCTCTACTGCCTCACCGTAGCACACACAACTGCAGGTATGGGAGAAATAAGAAACCTGTTGGCTGGCCATAGTAATCAATTCAGATATGGATCATCTGTGTAATAGATMATCTTTGCGTTTTTGCTTACTACAGCTTTGATGTGATTTATTGACGAGTGCTTTGGTTTTATTGTCAATTACAGTGTAGAATTCAATCTGGGTAGATGCAAAATTGAGAAATCtgggtagatatatatatatattgaatggAAAAAGGATATTAGGTGAGTGATGTAAGGATTGTTTTTAGATCATGGTGCTTTATGAGATAAAAGAGAAATGGTTGTAGTTGTGATTGTGATTGTTAAAGCCTATTGGAGAAATAACTCTGTGTGAACAATGCATGGCAATATCTTCTATAACTGATCAACCAGAGGATGCATGTTTCCCCTGTCTGTATCTCTTCTTCTTGCCTGCAGTAAGGCACATTTGCAAAACCGTTTCCCTTACTTTCAAGGTGACACTTTTCACTGGGTATCATACTTAACAGTCTGTGTCTTTAAAGGACAAATTAGATGATGCCTACAATATCAGTGTagtgtggttcagttggtagtGCTTGGTACTTGCAATGCCARGATTTTGGGTTYGATTCCCACGTGGGACCTGTACGAAAAAAATGTAggtactcactactgtaagtcactctggataagagcatctgctaaatgactaaactgtaATAAAGAGCCACAGAAATATTTGCCACCACAAATTYCCCCAAAAGATTTCTAGGAGGGGCcattacattttagcagatggCTGGTGGATATAGAACTAGGCCTACAAgattagccagccagctaattcTGGCGCCAAATGATCTAAATAAAAATTCAGGATGGAGGATAGTCAAAGCAGGGCCGKCTCCAGGCATAAGCAacataagcggtcgcttagggcccccggcTGCTGCAGGGCCCCCAACAAATTAGtactatttatttatatttttggggggRGGAACTCAGTCGGATCTCAATTTACTATTTCAGAGTGAGAATATTAGAATACagcaggtgcaatttcgaaatgtggttgtgtgtcagcagtttttctctttttatgtcagtcaatgacagtcactcaattagccatgtcggCTAACACTTTTTttattggtagttagtctagccagctatctaaacttgtggtaatcatggctgaataccAACCGTGCACACAGGGCtcgtgcccagggtccctgaccTCCAGAggggcctccattgattttgttagacaTTCTCACtcttatcatattaacatggcataagtcattacaaaatgtgtataattgcagaaaatttgctttaaaactgcagaaaatttgctttaaaactgcaaRAAAAAGTATCTCCATCCATGGCAAAATAGGTMGATTGCGGGRAATKTGttgtaaaactgaaaaaaatKAAAAAAAGATCTCTGTCCCATGTCACAATTCAWAGGATTGCAGTGAACTTGCTTTAAAACKgcaacattttctctacgccccatggcaaaatgtgtagaattgcaggaaatRAACTGCGGTcggttttatctcaatatcaaataatttctgggtaacagttaAGTACCATGGGTACCTTACTCtgccacccaagtcacagactgttctctcatggcAAGTGGTATCGtagtgccaagtctgggaccaaaaggctcctgaacagcttctacccccaagccatgagactgctgagcagttaatcaaatggctacccggactatttacattctcaccctttgtattttattttattgcactGGCTCTaaatgcacactcactggactccacccacacactcacacatactacactgacactacaacacacacacacacacacaacgggctCAAGCATTGATtttgattgttttcaataaaaattgtCAGTGTATTCCAAACTCATAGTATGGAAATATGTATAAAACAAAGGCAaatacactgggcctttaaaacaaGCATTTTTCTCTCCACCGTCAAGAGMGGTGCCTCTCAAATGTTTTGCCGTGATGTGGGGGGCCCCCCTGCCAAaacttgcttagggcccccaaaaggctggAGCCGGCCCTAGGTCAAAGTATGGATCAGACCCCTATTTGAAATTTGAAATGTAACCCTTATTTTAACGGGAAAGTTCCTACCATAATATACTGTTTTTCCAATGCTTATTATATCTGGCCCTGTAGTGTAGGCCTACTTTGACCACATTCACTTATCATTCATCGATTAAGACTTGATCACAACAAGAAACTATAGAGGGGATGAAATTGTGACAAGCAGTTTCATGTTGCTTGTTATTATTTAAGTTACAGAGCAAGATGTGGAAATATTATTGATACTGTAGTTATCTGGTTTGGCAATGTGGAGCCTATATTTAGATAACGGGGCATGTTACAGGGCATGACAGGGCAGTATATCAGGCTGACAGGGGGCCGGCAGCATCACTGACCACTACCATAAAGACTGACCTACTGGAGTAAGCATTACCATGTTGAGGGAGGGATAAACCACTGGTGTCCACCCATCAGTATTTAATACTGTGTACTCCCTCATTTAATCTGCTATTGGCTtgacatcctctccctctccatctctcacagcTGCTCTTCATTTTTCATCATTCTTTTTCTCACAGGTGAGGATAATAGTGGGRTCTTATAGTGCTCCAGCATGCATAATGTGCTCCTGTCTCTTGACTGCTTTGAACTGTATCTAGTGTTGCAGCTGTTGGTTTCTGCACATTGACAGATAATACGATCACAGTAGTAAcatggtcctgtatggctcagttggtagaggacagtgcttgtaacaccagggttgtggattCCATCCCTATGGCCACCCACATGGaaaatgtatgcatgtgtgcTGGCTAAATTGTTTTGGGATATAAGGGGGAAACAAATACAGGTCTGTATTCTCACCTTTCTTTTTTTATGTGATAGATGTTATTTTCAATGATTCATTATGTGCACATGATTGACAGATATTAAGGAATTTGAATGTTTAATTGAATTAATTGAATTGCTGAATTGTTTTGTGTCACCAGATGTGAATCTAGCTATTCAGGAAGTATAGCTAGCTCAACAGTTTGAGCCTTCTTGGTCACTAGAAATATTTTACTYCGTAGGCAGATTGCATGTATCAGCCCAGCATGATGCTCAAGGGAACCTTGTTACCTGGATGTTTTTGTTCTCCTATGTGTGTGCAATCTTATGCAATTTTTTCCTGAACAGGTAGTGTTCTAgaaattaaatataaataatCATCAGAATATGAAACCTTTTTTGTATCATGAATGAATAAAAAWTTTACATTATTTATTTGCAAGATTTTAACATTCATGAGAAAAAAAAGTGAATATATCACTGTTTAAAGTGATAGTTCACTTTTTGGAAATATTAGCGTATTTTCGACTTCTTTAGGGTGTTTCCTCCAAACTGTATtttaattgtttagctagttaTTGGTTTCCTACAAACTGTATTTCAAttggttagctagttactggttTCCTACGAACTGTATTTAAATTGGTTAGCTAGTTATTTaacttggttagctagctagttattttgAATCGTTTTGGAGAAAACAACTTAAGGAACTTAAGGAAATTGGAAGAAagctacaataaaaaaaaaaaaggtttaactatccctttaaaggatCAACATTATAAAGAGCGACTCATGGTTTTaacaaattagcaaaaatgtagttgtagttgtagttatAATTAAATGTAGGTCAGCAGCTCAGTAATTAAGTAGGTCATAATTTAGCATGCCAAATACCAGTTTAGATTTGTCGTCCTCAGGGAAATAAGAAACTATCATTgagaatgtatatatatttttggcatCTGAATAGGTTGAAACCCTATCTGTTAAAGCATAAAATTGTTCCAAGTGGCAAGCAGCAACATGATACATGTTTGTGAATATTTCATATCTGCATGCTTATATCTGCAATGTGAAACTAGTTGAAAGGTGTTCTGTTGACAGTGTCTAGCTGCCAAATAATATGCTAAAATCGCAGATTATCCAAATGTCCTGCATCAGCATCAGCATAAAAATACATACCCAGTAAAGTGAGCCAGGGTAGACTCCTACTTGCTGTTTAATTAAAGTGATCTCTATATCTTGTTGTGTGCTACTGTCATTTGGTGGATTCATTTTGCCATTATTACTGCTCTTCTGAGTCTATCMCAGTACAACATATACATTTATAACAACACTTGTTCTGTCAAAGTTTTGAATCTTTTAATTTCTGTCTTATACAAGGTGTGAAAAAATAAACAAGCAAGATGTCAGAGTAAGTATAATATTACATTAGTCTCAATAAAATCTGAGAGGTGACTGATTGTCTGAGTGCATCGCGAACATTTCATGTGTCTACTTCTTCCTCTCACAGGAAAAAGATGACATCGAGTCGCAGGGGCCATCTGAAGGTAAATATACTGATTTAACCCAATTTCAGCTTCCAATATGAAAAACTGTTTTGTTCTTACTCTCCTTTGATTgaacatttacagtaccagtcaaaagttcggacagacctactcattcaagggtttttctttatttttactattttctacattgtagaagtgAAGatttcaaaactattaaataacacatatggaatcatgtagtaaccaaaaaaaagtgttaaacaaatcaaaataKattttagattttagattcttcaaagtagccaccctttgccttgatgatagcgtTTTGCACACtattagcattctctcaaccagcttcatgaggaatgattttccaacagtcttgaaggagttcccacatatgctgagcacttgttggctgcttttccttcactctgcgggtccaactcatcccaaaccatctcaattgggttgaggtctggtgattctggaggccaggtcatctgatgcagcactccctcactctccttcttggtcaaatagcccttacacagcctggaggtgtgttgggtcgttgtcctgttgaaaacaaatgatagtcccactaagtgcaatccagatgggatggcatatcactgcagaatgctatggtagcaatgctggttaagtgtgccttgaattctaaataaatcacagacagtgttaccagcaaagcaccctcacaccatcacacctcctcctctcagcttcacgttgggaaccccacatgcggagatcatccgttcacctactctgcgtctcacaaagacataacggttggaaccaaaaatctcaaatttggacatcatcagaccaaaggacagatttccaccggtctaatgtccattgctcatgtttcttggcccaagcaagtctcttcttattattggtgtcctttagtagtggtttctttgcagcaattcgaccatgaaggcctgatttacgcagtcttctctgaacagttgatgttgagatgtgtctgttactttgttaagcatttatttgggaagcaatttctgaggctggtaactctaatgaacttatcctctgcagcagaggttactctggtTCCTACTTtcagtggcggtcctcatgagagccagtttcatcatagctcttgatggttttcgcgactgcacttgaagaaacgttaaaatttctttacattttctgcattgactgaccgtcatgtcttaaagtaatgatggactgtcatttctctttacttatYTGAGCTGTTCTTTACATAATATGGACTCGGTATTTGatcaaacagggctatcttctgtgtaccacacctaccttgtcacaacacaactgactggctgaaacgcattaagaaggaaagaaattctacaaatgaccttttaactaggcacacctgttaattgaaatgccttccaggtgactacctcatgaagctggttgggagaatgccaagagtgtgcaaagctgtcatcaaggcaaagggtggctactttgaagcgtctcaaatataaaatatattttggtgcgtttaatgcttttttggttactacatgattccatatgtgttatttcatagttttgatgccttcactattattctacaatgtataaaatagtaaaaataaagaaaaacccttgaatgaataggtgtgtccaaacttttgactcataCTGTGTCTATACaggtaagtcaattaagaaccCATTCTTATTTGCAAAGATGACATGTCAAAAGTGTGAGCACAGTAGCAATATACAATACAAATACCTTTCCTTATTTAATTAAATAACCACAAATGAACTATGTGTACAAGTGATTGTGTAAAATGTATCAAGACAAACACAAACGGCAGAAACACATTAGCTGGCAGTTGCCTGAAGTTAACGTGCTTAGGCTCTCAATTATTTATTCAGACACTTGGTAATACCACAAGGTTACTTTCTTGAATTTATAAGGAAATACAATACATTTGAGAGTGCCTGAAATTGATGCTAGGCCTAACTTTGCATTGGTGATTCCTACATGTTTTGGTGTAGTCGTGTTAGCTGCTCTGACACCTATTCTTCCCCTGGCCTCCAGAGCTTGATGCTTGCGATTGCCAAAGACCTCCTGGAGAAAGAAGCAGCAGACTTGATAACAGAAAAGGCAGCTTTTATAGCAGAAAACTGCCCTGCTCCGGTATTGTCTGGGGGTCTTCCTGAGCTGCAGGTATTTTACCATTCTAACCAGTTAATTCTCATTTAGTCTGCTTTGAATACCTGACATATACAATAATTTATACAACCATACAATTGGTACCACAAAAATCCTAACCTAATTATCTTTCATGTTACATATTTGATTTTGAGATACGTGTTAAGGCTGCATTTGGATTTATTTGATTTGCATAGAAATGAAAATGAATTGAATGAGATTGATCTGTGCCAAAAGCTGAAGAGACCATTAAGATACACTGTGTTTCTCATACAAATAAACTGTGATATGTTTGTGTGTCAACAGGAAATGCTTAAAAAGTTGGCCCAGACCATTGACAAGGTTGATGAGGATAGATATGACGCCGAGGCAAAAGTGAAGAAGACAGACAAAGAGGTACAGTACATTGCATTCCATATTGTCTTCATCCTGGAAACATATAGCGCTGGTTTTGACTATGTGTTGACTCACCCTCTTCACAGATTGAGGACTTGAGAATGAAAGTGGTTGAGATCCAGGGCATAAAGAAGCCAGCTCTGAAGAAAGTGCGTATGTCTGCTGATGCTATGCTTGCAGCTCTGCTGGGCACCAAGCACAAGGCTTCCATGGATTTCAGAGCCAACTTGAAAGAAGTGAAGAAGGAGGTCAAAGAGGAGGTGGGTATTTGTGGGGGAAATTACGAAGCAGAGAATCACAGTACTTTAGGAGTTGGCGGCAGTTGTCCCGAATGTGCTCAGAACTTTGAGGAAAGGATCAGTTACATGAATTTCATATTACATCCTCAAACACTAAGAATGTCACATCGTACATTTTATGTCATGCAGGAGGAAGTCGGTGACTGGCGTAAGAACGTTGATGAACAGGCTGGCATGGACGGCAGGAAGAAGAAGTTTGAGACCGCATAAATTACTGAATTTGTTTTTGAATCCATCTTTTAGGTTATGTTGTTGTACCGTCACAGAGTTAGAGTCATTTTGTCAATCTATTTAACTTAAACGTATGTCTTATGTCAATAGTAAAAAGCTATTGAAGAAAACGTATTTTACCTATGTCCAATATTCATGCCAAAGCACGGTAATTAAATAAATGCTTTGAAGAAGACAGTCTTTTTTTGTTACTTTTGATATGTATATTTCTTGAAtacagtggagaatgctgaggggaggacggctcataataatagttggaacagagcaaatggaatggcatcaaacacctggaaaccatatgtgtgatgtatttgataccattccacccactccactccagtcattaccacgagcccgtcctttCCAACCTCCTGTGCTTGAACATTGGTATGCATGTGGGACATCCATAACTAGGGCTTTTCCAAATATTAATGGGTTGCACTTACGTCACTTATGTGCACCTACCAGACAGCTGTGTCAAGGTTCTCTATTCCCTCCCCCAATGAAATATCAACTTATCAGGAACATTGAAAATCACAACCTAGCATAAGATAAGAGWCCACACTTCCGGTTTCCAGGAGAAACTGAAGTTAGGTTGAAAAcactgtatccctgaaaaccggaaACATTTGCTTTTTGCAACCCTGCAGAGTGAATTAATGTAATATATTTGTTGGAAGAATATAGGAATATATTTCCTACAAACATTTCATCATAAATGTCAATGTCATTAGAATATAATGTGTCATGCGAAATAACTTGATGAAAACACAATTTAATTCAAACTCAATAATGATTGGCTTGATTTAGTTACACATTTTAGATGTGTATTAAtcatttaaaatatgttttatatttaattAAACATTTCATAATTGAATAAAGAATATAATAAACAATTTACAATAATATAGTTATTATATAAttagtaatataatatatataaataaatataatctctccatctctctctcgctctcgctctctttcaatctctcgctccttctccccATCTCACCTTTGAGCAACAGAGGGCTTTTTGCTTGGCCACTTTTTTCTCAGGAATTTGTCATTATTTGTAGATATTCAATTTACAGGTGTATTGCAATGCAAATGAAGTTGGATTGAGGAACTCTAGTCCTGCAAATGGTGAGTAACACTTTTTTCTCCTTTTTAAAAATCCTTAAAAAAATGGATTCCTGAGGCCAAAAATTGTTCTGACAATAATGACAAATACAGAAAGTGTTCAACAGTTTCACTTTAATGCAATTGATAGCATGGTTCCCTTGTTAAACTTGACAACccctttttccattttttattttaaaggtgcaatctgcaaTTGGTACTTCCATTTTTTACTTTTCAATTATTGCTATATAcacattgattattgaagaacaTAACTtaaaaatgcctcatgagcttagttcaactgtattttactccaatgtttgtaaacagtgTAAACAATAACTTTAtagtctcaaaacatggttaaaattatCATTTTGATTACATGGATGGTTAGTCCTTGCGTCAATAgctctgtttatgaatttgagcgtgtttacatttctccagcctcataCCTCCACTTTTTGTCAAAACAGTGGCAAGGAAGTCGCtttttattgtttgaactgcagactgACCCTTTAACAATTGCCTTCTAATTATTGAAAATGGAATTATCATCAATCACCCAAAAGTGGTTCAAGAATATATCAACGTTGACCCTTGCTTAACCGGGTTTATCTATCCATGTCGTCAGTGCTTAACTGGGATGGCTTTGTCAAACCTTTCCAACATGGTTGGTATGGAAGCCAAGTGGCAGCTCAGGTTTTGGGAGACACCTTGCAGAAAGGGAAATTTATGATGTGAGTTGGAGGAAATGGTTGCTGGTATTTCAGGAGCCCACAGTTCCTTTGGCCTAAGGAGTCTCCAACACCACAAGGTCCCTGGGTGTCTGCTGATTCATCACTAGTCTACATATATATACCCTGTTTGGTTTGTTCTTTGCCTGTGACTTACCAGTTTCTCCCCTTCTTCACCAAGTGTGTCCTGTCCTCCTCATCTCATAGGTGAGaacctctcttttcctcctctcagaTCTTTCTATCACACAGGATCTGTCTTACTGATACATAAGGTTGGATGTGACTTATTGATAAATAAAGGAATACAGTCTCACCGTGGGGGGTAGTTTTACCTGTTAATTAAGTCTTACACAGTGCACATTTATAGACGTTGATGATGAGGGGATTTCATGGCTACATTTACACAGATATCCACTAACAGGTGGCACCTGGAAATGATCGCACTAAGTGACACCTGTCACAAGTTCACTACATTTGAATACAGGAGAATACATTGAGGTAAATATGTCAGGGTGGATACTATGAAAGACTATTGAGCCTGTCTAGACAGAATGATGTGGCCGACGGGCCTCTGTGTTAGACAGTGTGACCCTGTGTGGAGGGTGAGGGGGGAGTCCTGCTCAAGGGCTATACTCTAGCATGGAAGGCGGTTGAAGACATTAACTTAGCTATAACCATACCAAAACCAMgtt is a window of Salvelinus sp. IW2-2015 linkage group LG13, ASM291031v2, whole genome shotgun sequence DNA encoding:
- the LOC111971999 gene encoding troponin I, fast skeletal muscle yields the protein MSEKKMTSSRRGHLKSLMLAIAKDLLEKEAADLITEKAAFIAENCPAPVLSGGLPELQEMLKKLAQTIDKVDEDRYDAEAKVKKTDKEIEDLRMKVVEIQGIKKPALKKVRMSADAMLAALLGTKHKASMDFRANLKEVKKEVKEEEEVGDWRKNVDEQAGMDGRKKKFETA